Proteins from one Streptosporangium becharense genomic window:
- a CDS encoding response regulator transcription factor — protein MSRTRHDSKGRRLVISVLIAEDMHLVRGAVAALLSAERDIEVVGEAGHGDEVVPECLRHRPDVALIDIGLPGTDGLTAAREIGRRLPSCRTVILTGLATPSALRAALDAGVHGFIVKDSPAEQLAECVRRVAAGERVVDPELAVAALNARSNPLTERELEVLEAAAEGAPVGEIATRLSLSGGTVRNHLARILTKVGARTRVEAVRVAWESGWLRSDDLAGREPVRRRSSG, from the coding sequence GTGAGCCGAACGCGCCACGACTCGAAGGGGAGAAGACTCGTGATAAGCGTCCTGATCGCCGAAGACATGCACCTCGTCCGCGGGGCCGTGGCCGCACTGCTCTCCGCGGAACGGGACATCGAGGTCGTCGGCGAGGCCGGTCACGGCGACGAGGTGGTTCCCGAGTGCCTGCGCCACCGGCCGGACGTGGCGCTCATCGACATCGGCCTGCCGGGCACCGACGGCCTCACCGCGGCCCGGGAGATCGGCCGGCGGCTGCCCTCGTGCAGGACGGTGATCCTGACCGGCCTCGCCACCCCCTCCGCACTGCGGGCCGCGCTGGACGCGGGGGTGCACGGCTTCATCGTCAAGGACAGCCCGGCGGAGCAGCTCGCCGAGTGCGTGCGCCGGGTGGCCGCCGGTGAGCGGGTCGTCGACCCCGAACTGGCGGTGGCCGCCCTGAACGCCAGGAGCAACCCGCTCACCGAGCGGGAACTGGAGGTCCTGGAGGCCGCTGCGGAGGGCGCCCCGGTCGGTGAGATCGCCACCCGCCTCAGCCTCTCCGGCGGCACGGTACGCAACCATCTGGCGCGGATCCTCACCAAGGTCGGCGCCCGCACCCGCGTGGAGGCGGTCAGGGTCGCCTGGGAGTCCGGCTGGCTCCGCTCCGACGACCTCGCCGGACGCGAGCCGGTCCGCCGCCGCTCCTCCGGCTGA
- a CDS encoding sporulation protein, producing the protein MLGALGVGAPSVDTVLAAHRVQPGAPLTGEVRVKAGEYDADIEYVALGLIARVESERTESERIGTMEFLRSEVAGPFRLRKNEDRVIPFQLPTPWEMPVTEIQGRRLNGMALGVRTELAIASAVDKGDLDPLDIVPLDSQEAVLRAFSEMGFRFRSADLEEGYIRNSKQELPFYQEIEFYPPSHYAGGISEIELTFVTTAADLDIVLEADKRADYRGPSRDVYKRFRVSHQDAVKRNWAAEIDKWLGSIAGRPRGYKG; encoded by the coding sequence ATGCTGGGAGCACTCGGAGTCGGTGCCCCCTCGGTGGACACCGTCCTCGCCGCCCATCGGGTGCAGCCTGGCGCGCCGCTGACCGGTGAGGTGAGGGTCAAGGCCGGGGAGTACGACGCCGACATCGAGTACGTGGCGCTGGGCCTGATCGCGCGGGTGGAGTCCGAGCGGACCGAGTCCGAGCGGATCGGCACCATGGAGTTCCTCCGCTCCGAGGTCGCCGGGCCCTTCCGGCTGCGCAAGAACGAGGATCGGGTCATCCCCTTCCAGCTCCCCACGCCGTGGGAGATGCCCGTCACCGAGATCCAGGGCCGGCGCCTGAACGGGATGGCCCTGGGCGTGCGCACCGAGCTGGCGATCGCCTCGGCGGTCGACAAGGGCGACCTGGACCCGCTGGACATCGTGCCGCTCGACTCCCAGGAGGCCGTGCTGCGCGCCTTCTCGGAGATGGGGTTCCGCTTCAGGAGCGCGGACCTGGAGGAGGGGTACATCCGCAACTCCAAGCAGGAGCTGCCGTTCTACCAGGAGATCGAGTTCTACCCGCCCAGCCACTACGCCGGGGGGATCAGTGAGATCGAGCTGACCTTCGTCACCACCGCCGCCGACCTGGACATCGTCCTGGAGGCCGACAAGCGCGCCGACTACCGCGGCCCGAGCAGGGACGTCTACAAGCGCTTCCGGGTGAGCCACCAGGACGCGGTGAAGCGCAACTGGGCCGCCGAGATCGACAAGTGGCTGGGCAGCATAGCCGGGCGTCCTCGCGGCTACAAGGGCTGA
- a CDS encoding DUF5753 domain-containing protein yields the protein MATSTARIDEAKGILAARLRALRARAGLTGRALSARTGLDHTKISKIENAVQMPNQADIRIWCEACDADEQVVDLIAAAQNIDAMYTDWRRLEETGLGHVQRSFQPLYDKTRQFRVWQHSAVPGLLQTADYARAHLRTVIDFRGIPDDLDAAVEARLRQQRVLRGGAKRFAFIVGEQALRTPLVDPGRMAAQLDRLAELTSGVANVSFGVVPATARPPLMPPENFWIYDDDRVRVDTVPGQIQHRAPSDVAAYEKAFQALSGAAVYGSQARDLLRRAKEELDRA from the coding sequence ATGGCGACCTCCACAGCACGCATCGACGAGGCCAAGGGCATCCTCGCCGCCCGGCTCAGGGCACTGCGTGCCCGGGCCGGGCTGACCGGCCGGGCGCTGTCGGCGCGGACCGGCCTGGACCACACCAAGATCTCCAAGATCGAGAACGCCGTGCAGATGCCGAACCAGGCCGACATCCGGATCTGGTGCGAGGCGTGCGACGCCGACGAGCAGGTGGTCGATCTGATCGCGGCGGCCCAGAACATCGACGCCATGTACACCGACTGGCGCCGCCTGGAGGAGACCGGCCTCGGACACGTCCAGCGCTCCTTCCAGCCGCTGTACGACAAGACCCGCCAGTTCCGGGTCTGGCAGCACTCGGCGGTCCCCGGGCTGCTGCAGACCGCCGACTACGCGCGCGCGCACCTGCGCACCGTCATCGACTTCCGCGGCATCCCCGACGACCTCGACGCCGCGGTGGAGGCCCGGCTGAGGCAGCAGCGGGTGCTGCGAGGCGGCGCCAAGCGGTTCGCGTTCATCGTGGGGGAGCAGGCCCTGCGCACCCCGCTGGTGGACCCCGGGCGGATGGCGGCACAGCTCGACCGGCTGGCCGAGCTGACCTCCGGCGTGGCGAACGTGTCGTTCGGCGTCGTCCCGGCGACGGCCAGGCCGCCGCTCATGCCGCCGGAGAACTTCTGGATCTACGACGACGACCGGGTGCGGGTCGACACCGTACCCGGTCAGATCCAGCACCGGGCCCCGAGTGACGTCGCCGCCTACGAGAAGGCGTTCCAGGCCCTCAGCGGTGCCGCGGTGTACGGGAGCCAGGCCCGCGACCTGCTGCGCCGCGCCAAGGAGGAGCTGGACCGGGCGTGA